From a single Synechococcus sp. MW101C3 genomic region:
- a CDS encoding nitrate reductase associated protein, with the protein MSLPARASHDRCFGFEADFVADLRCLPMAVRRKLDLAGVKLKLSHWQALGTAEREGLLAWPDQPLAIEALRQWLLQRTAAMAAGPARPLPPAQLEALPSAADGEALPAVLAAACRQLGTPLNLAQWQGLDELQRFALVKLSHPGHEHRNLPRALQEFGLSCG; encoded by the coding sequence ATGAGCCTGCCTGCGCGCGCCAGCCACGACCGCTGCTTCGGCTTTGAGGCCGATTTCGTCGCCGATCTGCGCTGCCTGCCGATGGCGGTGCGGCGCAAGCTTGATCTGGCGGGAGTGAAGCTCAAGCTCAGCCACTGGCAGGCCCTGGGCACCGCGGAGCGTGAGGGGCTGCTGGCCTGGCCCGATCAGCCCCTCGCGATCGAGGCCCTGCGCCAATGGCTGCTGCAACGCACGGCTGCCATGGCCGCTGGTCCGGCCCGGCCCCTGCCGCCGGCCCAGCTGGAAGCCCTGCCCAGTGCGGCCGACGGGGAGGCGCTGCCGGCGGTGCTGGCGGCGGCCTGCCGGCAGCTGGGCACGCCGCTCAACCTGGCGCAATGGCAGGGCCTCGATGAGCTGCAGCGCTTCGCCCTGGTGAAGCTCAGCCATCCGGGCCATGAGCACCGCAACCTGCCGCGGGC
- a CDS encoding anthranilate phosphoribosyltransferase translates to MAPEVLRFRELLAKVGSGEHTSTGLTRAEAREATDLMLLGPVSDAQLGAFLIAHRIRRPSPLELAGMLDSYREHGPVLRTPGQRPLCFGVPYDGRSRTAPLLPLLALLLAAAGQPVVLHGGAPMPVKYGISLAELFAALGIDWRRLSLADLQQRLEIQGLALTHQPCHFPAAERLLPIREDIGKRPPVASLELLWTPHQGEHLLVSGFVHPPTEARAWEALAHAGETDLLTVKGLEGSTDLPTSRAGITARGRDGVITRLLVHPRDHGLCGPEVPWQNLELWREQALAALQGEGPLAESLLWNLGVYLWLAERCDSLPAGLEQARALLAARCGEKLRQDLAP, encoded by the coding sequence CTGGCGCCGGAGGTGCTGCGCTTCCGCGAGCTGCTGGCCAAGGTGGGCAGCGGTGAGCACACCAGCACCGGTCTGACCCGCGCCGAGGCTCGCGAAGCCACCGATCTGATGCTGCTGGGGCCGGTGAGCGATGCCCAGCTGGGGGCGTTCCTGATCGCCCATCGCATTCGCCGGCCGTCGCCGCTGGAGCTGGCCGGCATGCTCGACAGCTACCGCGAGCACGGCCCGGTGCTGCGTACCCCCGGCCAGCGGCCGCTCTGCTTCGGGGTGCCGTACGACGGCCGCAGCCGCACCGCGCCGCTGCTGCCGCTGCTGGCCCTGCTGCTGGCGGCCGCCGGCCAGCCGGTGGTGCTGCACGGCGGAGCTCCGATGCCGGTGAAGTACGGCATCAGCCTCGCCGAGCTGTTCGCTGCCCTCGGCATCGACTGGCGGCGGCTCAGCCTGGCCGACCTGCAGCAGCGGCTGGAGATCCAGGGCCTGGCCCTCACCCACCAGCCCTGCCATTTCCCGGCCGCCGAACGGCTGCTGCCGATCCGTGAGGACATCGGCAAGCGGCCGCCGGTGGCCAGCCTGGAGCTCCTCTGGACCCCCCACCAGGGGGAGCACCTGCTGGTGAGCGGCTTCGTTCATCCCCCCACCGAGGCCCGCGCCTGGGAGGCGTTGGCCCATGCCGGCGAAACCGATCTGCTCACGGTCAAGGGGCTGGAGGGCTCCACCGACCTGCCCACCAGCCGCGCCGGCATCACCGCCCGGGGCCGCGATGGCGTGATCACCCGCCTGCTGGTCCATCCCCGCGACCATGGCCTCTGCGGCCCGGAGGTGCCCTGGCAGAACCTGGAGCTCTGGCGCGAGCAGGCGCTGGCGGCGCTGCAGGGCGAGGGACCGCTGGCGGAGTCGCTGCTGTGGAACCTGGGGGTGTACCTCTGGCTGGCCGAGCGCTGCGACAGCCTGCCGGCGGGGCTCGAGCAGGCCCGCGCCCTGCTGGCCGCCCGCTGCGGCGAAAAGCTGCGCCAGGATCTTGCCCCATGA